One genomic window of Thermorudis peleae includes the following:
- the treS gene encoding maltose alpha-D-glucosyltransferase codes for MATRQRPATVPSLSPLTDDPLWYKDAIIYEVHVRAFYDSNGDGIGDFPGLTAKLDYLQDLGVTAVWLLPFYPSPLRDDGYDIADYTNVHPAYGTLRDVRQFIREAHQRGIRVINELVLNHTSDQHPWFQRARRSAPGSIYRNYYVWSDTPDRYREARIIFKDFETSNWAWDPVAQAYYWHRFYSHQPDLNYDNPRVRREILRVVDFWLELGIDGMRLDAVPYLFEREGTNCENLPETHAFLKELRRHIDERFPNRMLLAEANQWPEDAVAYFGDGDECHMAFHFPLMPRLFMAIRMEDRFPIIDILSQTPPIPPTAQWALFLRNHDELTLEMVTDEERDYMYRVYARDPVARINLGIRRRLAPLLGNNRRRIELMNGLLFSLPGTPVIYYGDEIGMGDNIYLGDRNGVRTPMQWSSDRNAGFSTANRQRLYLPVIVDAEYHYEAVNVEAQQNNPHSLLWWMKRLIALRKQYRAFGRGSFEFITPENRKILAYVRRYEQETLLVVANLSRFVQYAELDLSPYRGLVPVELFGRVEFPPIGDTPYLLTLGPHSFYWFSLEPQRTGEESGTITLHELPLIPLARRNGHFDLTPTRRALEGLLPAYLRGRRWFGGKDRRIRSAHISAHVPFEYGDRTAQLLLITVEYTEGDPEQYLLPLTIVDGSLAEQIMERLPHYVVGRLAQPSGDALLVDALADPAFGRALVEAISRRRRIPADGAVLLAQPTRAFRQLVPSGTPLPEPTLSRAEQSNNSLIFGDRLILKLFRKVEPGMNPEVEIGYYLTERVGFPHVPPLAGSIELKLGQSEPISLAVLQAFVHTEGDAWQYTLDELGGYLERALAYPGEPPAITLDPQSLIERAGGEIPSDVYETVNTYVEAVRLLGQRTAELHRALAAATDNPAFAPEPFSLLYQRSIYQSMRSAAIQTFQQLRRHTARLDEGTRALVEQVLARENTIIAVYRRLLHHLIPAKRIRCHGDYHLGQVLYTGRDFVIIDFEGEPARPISERRLKRTPLLDVAGMLRSFHYAAYAVLHEHQQHGLISDVERAERWLRYWYGWVAAIFLQGYLQTMEGSDLLPPGPDDLRAVLEAYLLDKALYEVRYELGHRPGWLSIPLRGVLEMSQGPEAGT; via the coding sequence ATGGCCACACGCCAGCGTCCGGCAACAGTGCCTAGCCTATCGCCCTTGACTGACGATCCACTCTGGTATAAGGACGCCATCATCTACGAAGTCCACGTTCGCGCCTTCTACGATAGCAATGGTGATGGCATCGGCGATTTCCCCGGGTTGACGGCAAAACTGGATTACCTCCAGGACCTTGGTGTCACCGCGGTATGGTTGCTCCCATTCTATCCCTCACCCCTCCGCGATGATGGATATGACATTGCGGACTACACGAATGTCCATCCCGCGTATGGCACGCTCCGCGATGTCCGGCAGTTCATTCGCGAGGCCCACCAGCGCGGAATACGGGTCATTAATGAGCTCGTCTTGAACCATACATCGGATCAGCATCCATGGTTCCAGCGAGCGCGCCGCTCAGCGCCAGGGAGCATCTACCGTAACTACTACGTGTGGAGCGATACGCCAGATCGTTATCGTGAAGCACGCATCATTTTCAAAGATTTTGAGACATCGAATTGGGCCTGGGATCCAGTCGCGCAAGCCTACTACTGGCACCGGTTCTACTCACACCAGCCTGACTTGAACTACGATAACCCTCGCGTGCGCCGTGAGATTCTGCGGGTCGTCGATTTCTGGCTTGAGCTGGGCATCGACGGCATGCGGCTTGATGCCGTCCCCTATCTCTTCGAACGAGAAGGGACGAACTGCGAGAATTTGCCAGAAACGCACGCATTTTTGAAAGAACTCCGTCGCCATATCGATGAACGATTCCCGAACCGCATGCTCTTAGCCGAAGCCAATCAGTGGCCTGAAGATGCCGTCGCCTATTTCGGCGATGGTGACGAATGTCACATGGCATTTCACTTCCCACTCATGCCACGCCTCTTTATGGCAATCCGCATGGAAGACCGGTTCCCGATTATCGACATCCTGAGCCAAACGCCACCCATCCCACCAACGGCACAGTGGGCCCTCTTCCTCCGTAACCACGACGAATTGACCCTCGAGATGGTCACTGACGAAGAACGCGACTACATGTACCGCGTCTATGCGCGCGATCCAGTGGCACGCATCAACTTAGGTATCCGCCGTCGCCTTGCGCCATTGCTCGGCAATAACCGCCGACGAATCGAATTAATGAATGGTCTCCTCTTCTCGCTTCCCGGCACGCCAGTCATTTACTATGGCGATGAAATTGGCATGGGAGACAACATTTACCTTGGTGACCGCAATGGTGTGCGTACTCCCATGCAATGGAGCAGCGACCGCAATGCCGGCTTCTCCACCGCAAATCGCCAGCGGCTCTACTTGCCAGTGATCGTGGATGCCGAGTATCACTATGAGGCCGTCAACGTTGAAGCGCAGCAAAATAACCCGCACTCATTGCTCTGGTGGATGAAGCGGCTCATTGCTTTACGCAAGCAGTACCGGGCATTTGGGCGTGGCTCATTCGAATTCATCACCCCCGAAAATCGTAAGATCCTAGCATATGTCCGGCGATACGAGCAAGAAACGTTGCTTGTCGTCGCCAATTTGTCGCGCTTTGTGCAATATGCTGAACTTGATCTCAGCCCGTATCGCGGACTTGTGCCGGTTGAACTCTTTGGCCGTGTTGAATTTCCCCCGATCGGTGACACTCCGTATCTGCTCACGCTTGGCCCACATAGTTTCTATTGGTTCTCGCTTGAACCACAACGGACGGGAGAAGAAAGCGGCACGATCACGCTGCACGAACTACCGCTCATCCCACTCGCCCGGCGTAACGGCCACTTTGACCTCACTCCGACACGACGAGCACTTGAAGGCTTATTACCAGCCTATCTCCGTGGTCGACGCTGGTTTGGCGGAAAGGATCGGCGAATTCGCAGTGCCCATATCAGTGCTCACGTGCCGTTTGAATATGGCGATCGCACTGCACAACTGCTACTTATCACAGTCGAATACACGGAAGGGGATCCTGAGCAATATCTCTTGCCCTTGACCATCGTCGATGGTTCCCTCGCCGAGCAGATTATGGAGCGCTTGCCACATTACGTCGTGGGCCGGCTGGCGCAACCGAGCGGCGACGCGCTGCTCGTCGACGCACTGGCAGACCCGGCCTTTGGTCGAGCATTAGTCGAGGCGATCAGTCGTCGTCGCCGGATTCCCGCAGATGGCGCTGTCCTGCTTGCCCAACCAACGCGGGCATTTCGGCAACTCGTCCCCTCAGGGACCCCCCTTCCTGAGCCGACACTCAGTCGCGCTGAGCAAAGTAACAATTCGCTCATCTTTGGCGACCGCCTCATTTTGAAGCTGTTCCGCAAGGTCGAACCGGGAATGAATCCGGAGGTCGAGATTGGCTACTATCTGACTGAGCGCGTTGGCTTCCCCCATGTGCCGCCACTTGCCGGCAGCATCGAGCTCAAACTCGGACAATCTGAACCGATCTCGCTCGCGGTTCTCCAGGCTTTCGTCCATACCGAAGGAGATGCGTGGCAATACACGCTCGATGAGCTTGGAGGCTACCTCGAGCGTGCACTCGCGTATCCGGGTGAGCCGCCAGCCATTACCCTTGATCCGCAAAGCCTCATTGAGCGAGCAGGAGGGGAAATCCCAAGCGACGTCTATGAAACGGTGAATACGTACGTCGAGGCGGTCAGGCTCCTTGGGCAACGAACAGCAGAACTTCACCGCGCCCTGGCTGCTGCAACTGATAACCCAGCGTTTGCACCAGAACCGTTTTCGCTCCTCTACCAACGGTCGATTTACCAATCGATGCGTAGTGCAGCAATTCAAACGTTTCAGCAACTTCGCCGGCACACCGCTCGGCTTGACGAAGGAACACGTGCCCTTGTTGAGCAAGTACTCGCCCGGGAAAATACGATCATCGCCGTTTATCGGCGCCTACTCCATCACCTGATCCCAGCCAAGCGCATTCGTTGCCACGGTGACTATCACCTTGGGCAAGTGCTCTATACTGGGCGCGACTTTGTGATTATCGACTTTGAGGGTGAGCCCGCTCGCCCGATTAGCGAACGCCGTCTCAAGCGCACGCCGCTGCTTGACGTGGCGGGGATGCTCCGTTCCTTCCACTATGCTGCCTACGCCGTGCTTCACGAACATCAACAGCATGGTCTCATCTCTGACGTGGAGCGAGCTGAGCGCTGGCTGCGCTACTGGTATGGCTGGGTTGCTGCCATCTTCCTCCAAGGCTATCTGCAGACGATGGAAGGCAGCGATTTGCTTCCGCCTGGTCCAGATGATTTGCGGGCAGTGCTTGAGGCTTACCTGCTCGACAAGGCACTCTACGAAGTACGCTACGAACTGGGGCATCGACCTGGCTGGCTTTCAATTCCTCTCCGCGGTGTACTGGAGATGAGTCAAGGACCAGAGGCAGGAACATGA
- the minC gene encoding septum site-determining protein MinC, giving the protein MEERTRFADQQVRVRGTQDGLVLQLPPGLATASLLADVQATIERSRAFFRNSELMIDYGEREPTLDEIVALQRYLSEQGVRVRAITSTTPAYRERLQSWGFYPLRVVGRETRDDRMVPGNEAERTALYVRRTLRSGMSVTADGDVVIVGDVNPGAEVRAGGDVLVWGVVRGTIYAGLRTGTQAIIAALRLSPTLLRIGSLAARAPDQRRELLDEPALAHVVDGAIVVEPWRFERRHA; this is encoded by the coding sequence ATGGAAGAGCGGACACGATTCGCAGACCAGCAGGTGCGCGTTCGCGGTACCCAAGATGGGCTTGTCCTTCAGTTGCCGCCAGGGCTTGCGACGGCCTCGTTGCTCGCTGATGTTCAAGCGACGATTGAGCGCTCCCGCGCATTCTTTCGCAATAGCGAGCTCATGATTGACTATGGCGAGCGTGAGCCCACGTTAGATGAAATCGTTGCGCTGCAACGCTATCTGAGCGAACAAGGAGTGCGTGTCCGGGCGATTACCTCGACAACGCCAGCGTACCGTGAGCGACTCCAAAGCTGGGGGTTTTATCCTTTGCGTGTCGTTGGCCGTGAGACACGAGACGATCGAATGGTACCAGGGAACGAAGCAGAGCGAACTGCACTCTACGTTCGGCGCACGCTCCGCTCTGGTATGAGTGTGACTGCTGATGGTGATGTTGTCATCGTTGGTGATGTCAATCCAGGAGCTGAGGTGCGTGCTGGCGGGGATGTTCTGGTCTGGGGGGTAGTGCGCGGGACAATCTACGCCGGACTCCGTACGGGGACGCAGGCGATCATCGCGGCATTGCGCCTGAGCCCGACGCTACTGCGTATTGGCTCGCTCGCTGCTCGGGCGCCTGACCAGCGGCGTGAGTTGCTCGACGAGCCTGCGTTAGCGCACGTGGTGGACGGGGCAATTGTGGTTGAGCCGTGGCGGTTTGAGCGACGACACGCCTAG
- a CDS encoding metallophosphoesterase family protein — translation MRIAVISDVHGNLPALEAVLADIEKGSYDRVVMAGDFAFGGPWPAECIEVIRERGIPAVRGNTDEFLVEVGSGGRIPAHVSTEAQRHTASPALRARYEWAVERLSAAHLEYLASLPLAYLVPAPGGAALTVVHATPWNCHDTIQPDAPEATLQAMLDAAGGQALAYGHIHVQYARALADRLVVAVGSVGLPFDGDQRAAYAILTFNEDQGRWDVAFRRVAYNVSQTIAALRASAMPGAEGQIAVLETARPPHG, via the coding sequence ATGCGTATTGCGGTAATCTCCGATGTCCATGGGAACCTTCCAGCCTTAGAGGCTGTACTTGCCGATATCGAGAAGGGATCATATGACCGTGTCGTCATGGCCGGCGACTTCGCGTTCGGTGGCCCATGGCCAGCTGAATGCATTGAGGTGATTCGCGAGCGGGGCATCCCGGCAGTGCGTGGAAATACCGACGAGTTCTTAGTTGAAGTTGGCAGTGGTGGACGAATACCAGCACACGTCAGTACTGAAGCGCAACGTCATACTGCCTCGCCTGCCTTGCGAGCGCGCTATGAATGGGCGGTTGAGCGTCTCTCAGCTGCGCATCTTGAGTATCTCGCTTCACTCCCACTCGCCTATCTTGTTCCGGCCCCCGGCGGAGCAGCGTTAACGGTTGTGCACGCAACGCCATGGAATTGTCACGATACGATCCAGCCAGACGCGCCGGAAGCAACGTTGCAGGCAATGCTGGATGCTGCCGGAGGCCAGGCTCTTGCCTATGGCCATATTCATGTGCAATATGCCCGTGCGCTTGCTGATCGTCTTGTTGTTGCCGTTGGGAGTGTTGGGTTACCGTTCGATGGTGACCAGCGTGCGGCCTATGCCATCCTAACCTTCAATGAAGATCAAGGGCGATGGGACGTTGCGTTTCGACGCGTTGCCTATAACGTCTCGCAGACCATTGCCGCATTACGTGCTTCCGCGATGCCTGGAGCTGAAGGGCAGATCGCCGTACTCGAGACTGCGCGCCCTCCTCACGGTTAG
- a CDS encoding alpha-1,4-glucan--maltose-1-phosphate maltosyltransferase encodes MSNQHCDAFPAEGRQRVVIAQLLPEVDCGRFAAKRIIGDLVTIEADIFADGHDAIAAVLRYRHAREETWHETPFTLTVNDRWHAQFAVNELGIYEYTAVAWIDRFQTWVRDLRKRLDARQDVSVDLLIGAELIDTIARQAPEPDATTLRAYAATLRTGPAAAEAAFDPQLHALMRQHDPRAFATSYPRVLRLVVDRTRARFSTWYELFPRSWSPEPGRHGTLRDVAERAIPYIAGMGFDVLYLPPIHPIGHTFRKGRNNTLTAGPDDPGSPWAIGGPEGGHDAIHPQLGTLADFQYLLKRAREHGIEIALDLAFQCSPDHPYVREHPEWFRHRPDGTIQYAENPPKKYQDIYPFDFESPAWRNLWAELRRVVCFWIEQGVRIFRVDNPHTKAFPFWEWLIAEIKNTYPDVIFLSEAFTRPKVMYHLAKLGFSQSYTYFAWRNTKWELESYFTELTQTPVREYFRPNLWPNTPDILTEYLQLGGRPAFLTRLVLAATLGANYGIYGPAFELCENQPLAPGSEEYLNSEKYEIRHWQLDAPQSLAPIIARVNRIRRENPALQQDWTLRFHPTTNDQLIAYTKTTDDRSNIILTVVNLDPHYTQSGWVTLPLEDLAIPHDQPYQVHDLLSDARYLWHGPTNYVELNPQVMPAHIFLLRRRIRREHDFEYYA; translated from the coding sequence ATGAGTAACCAACACTGTGACGCATTTCCTGCTGAGGGGCGGCAACGCGTCGTCATTGCCCAGCTCTTGCCGGAAGTTGACTGCGGACGGTTTGCGGCAAAGCGGATCATTGGTGACCTTGTCACAATCGAAGCGGATATCTTTGCGGACGGCCACGATGCGATCGCAGCTGTTCTCCGCTACCGCCATGCTCGCGAGGAAACGTGGCATGAGACACCGTTCACGCTCACGGTCAACGACCGCTGGCACGCTCAGTTCGCTGTCAATGAGCTTGGCATCTATGAATACACTGCAGTCGCATGGATTGATCGATTCCAGACATGGGTGCGCGATCTACGGAAGCGCCTTGACGCAAGGCAAGATGTCAGTGTTGATCTGCTGATTGGGGCAGAGCTCATTGACACGATCGCTCGCCAGGCACCAGAACCCGATGCAACAACTCTGCGAGCATATGCGGCGACGCTCCGCACGGGCCCAGCTGCAGCCGAAGCTGCCTTTGATCCCCAGCTTCACGCCCTGATGCGCCAGCACGATCCGCGAGCCTTCGCGACATCGTACCCACGGGTGCTGCGCCTCGTTGTTGATCGGACACGTGCGCGGTTCAGTACGTGGTACGAGCTTTTTCCTCGCTCGTGGTCACCCGAACCGGGTCGCCATGGCACACTCCGCGATGTCGCAGAGCGCGCGATTCCCTACATTGCAGGCATGGGCTTCGACGTCCTCTACCTTCCACCGATTCACCCAATTGGCCACACATTCCGGAAGGGACGAAACAACACGCTCACTGCTGGCCCAGATGACCCTGGCAGCCCATGGGCCATTGGTGGACCAGAAGGGGGCCACGACGCCATTCACCCGCAGCTCGGCACCCTCGCAGACTTTCAGTACCTCCTCAAACGAGCCCGGGAGCACGGCATTGAGATCGCGCTCGATTTAGCGTTCCAGTGCTCCCCCGATCACCCTTACGTCCGCGAGCATCCAGAATGGTTCCGCCATCGCCCAGACGGCACGATTCAATATGCAGAGAACCCGCCAAAGAAGTACCAGGATATCTATCCCTTTGATTTTGAGAGTCCGGCCTGGCGCAACCTCTGGGCAGAGCTACGACGTGTCGTCTGCTTCTGGATTGAACAAGGCGTACGCATCTTCCGGGTCGACAATCCGCACACGAAGGCTTTCCCATTCTGGGAATGGCTGATCGCAGAGATAAAGAACACGTACCCTGATGTGATCTTCTTGTCAGAAGCCTTTACGCGCCCGAAAGTGATGTATCACTTAGCGAAACTCGGCTTCTCGCAATCCTACACGTACTTTGCGTGGCGCAATACCAAGTGGGAACTCGAGAGCTATTTCACCGAGTTGACACAAACGCCAGTACGCGAATATTTCCGCCCCAACCTCTGGCCGAATACCCCAGATATCCTGACAGAGTACTTGCAGCTTGGCGGTCGGCCAGCATTTCTTACACGATTGGTGCTTGCTGCGACACTTGGGGCAAACTATGGCATCTATGGGCCAGCGTTCGAACTTTGCGAAAATCAGCCACTCGCACCAGGCAGCGAAGAATATCTCAACTCAGAGAAATATGAGATCCGCCATTGGCAACTCGATGCGCCGCAGAGCCTCGCCCCCATCATTGCCCGGGTGAACCGTATCCGTCGTGAGAACCCTGCTCTGCAGCAAGATTGGACCTTGCGTTTCCATCCGACGACGAACGACCAGCTCATCGCCTACACAAAGACCACGGATGATCGTAGCAATATTATTCTCACCGTTGTTAATCTCGATCCACATTACACCCAATCTGGCTGGGTCACGCTCCCACTCGAAGACCTTGCAATCCCGCACGATCAGCCGTATCAAGTTCATGATCTACTGAGCGATGCGCGCTATCTCTGGCACGGACCGACCAATTATGTAGAGTTAAATCCACAGGTTATGCCGGCGCACATCTTCTTACTGCGCCGGCGAATTCGTCGCGAGCACGACTTTGAGTACTACGCATAA
- the mreD gene encoding rod shape-determining protein MreD, whose amino-acid sequence MRHLFLVLLVISATVVQVTILPRINPLWVNPDLVLGIVLVLASLYGVAYGLGAAALGGVLLDVLTLTPLGLHSLALLAAALTGGLARRRLFRADLLVPMGLVVVATITSQALLAVARWLAHMSASPRLIVEVAVLTALLNVAAVPVIYVVILLLDRVGLHDAGPSTT is encoded by the coding sequence GTGCGCCACCTCTTTCTTGTGCTGTTAGTCATCAGTGCTACGGTGGTGCAAGTAACAATACTGCCCCGGATTAATCCACTGTGGGTTAATCCCGATCTCGTGTTAGGCATTGTTCTCGTCCTTGCGAGCCTCTATGGCGTGGCCTATGGTCTTGGAGCAGCGGCACTTGGTGGTGTGCTGCTCGATGTGCTTACGTTAACCCCGCTGGGCTTGCATAGCCTGGCACTGCTTGCTGCAGCGCTTACAGGAGGCCTCGCTCGTCGTCGGCTCTTCCGGGCTGATTTGCTTGTGCCAATGGGGCTTGTTGTCGTCGCAACAATAACCAGCCAAGCGTTGCTTGCCGTTGCGCGATGGTTAGCGCATATGAGTGCGTCGCCGCGGCTCATAGTTGAAGTTGCCGTGCTGACAGCGCTGCTGAATGTTGCTGCCGTCCCTGTGATCTACGTCGTGATTCTGCTCCTTGATCGTGTAGGACTCCATGATGCGGGCCCATCGACGACTTGA
- the mrdA gene encoding penicillin-binding protein 2 produces MMRAHRRLELAPPEARRRILIEEIGDERRGMTRRTFLLRSMIIAGFGAVLAKLGKMQLLDAARYQRRAAGNVIRFEALPAPRGLIVDRNGVILAQNRRAWSVSVVPDQLPDDPQQRAAVRDQLIRMLNLDTVLVVRPAAVPPEARRPVADALSTALNVPLGDVLGPLVSPPKDGPFVLLREQLSPAEVATFQSLAQQWPGVHVLNRYDYLLEQYAGSGSPIVLKRDVPRDLALQIGANPLSFPGVVVDDNTLMRQYPAGPIFAHVLGYVGPITKEEYDAAGGDTAANPYLPNAVVGRDGIEQALEPYLRGTRGGRWLQTDARGAVVSELVDRRQDPVPGYTVVLTIDSALQKAAAEALQAGIAQSNDAAAKQGRSAVGSGVAIALDPRSGEVLALVSLPTYDNQCFADGISQAEYQRYLNDPFRPLFNYAVRGEFPPGSTVKPLLACAALQEGTITAQTTFTCRGAIRVPTEWDENGGNYYYCWLRSGHGPITVLDGIAQSCNVFFYNVGAPNQQAEGANTPLHYYIPGDPQPHFFSGLGIERIGKYLREQFGFGQPTGIELGNEASGLVPDPRWLFQELREYWSVGDTINVSIGQGHLSCTPLQLACALAAIANGGTYYRPRLVRELRDANGETVRTFEPVVVRKLGIAPEHIQLVRQAMRRTVTDGTAKGKFVRTGDTIPIAGKTGTAEYGQSENGKYTKQHAWFTAFAPYDAPEILVLVLIRDGGEGATFAVPVADAILAAYFHRTTAGR; encoded by the coding sequence ATGATGCGGGCCCATCGACGACTTGAACTTGCGCCGCCTGAAGCACGGCGGCGCATTCTCATTGAAGAAATTGGCGATGAGCGCCGTGGCATGACGCGGCGCACATTCCTCTTGCGGAGCATGATCATTGCTGGTTTTGGCGCTGTCCTTGCGAAGTTAGGGAAGATGCAACTTCTTGATGCCGCTCGTTACCAGCGTCGTGCCGCTGGCAATGTCATTCGCTTCGAGGCATTGCCAGCACCGCGCGGGCTGATTGTTGATCGAAACGGTGTGATTCTGGCGCAGAATCGGCGTGCGTGGTCGGTCTCGGTTGTTCCTGACCAGTTGCCGGATGATCCGCAGCAGCGGGCTGCGGTGCGGGATCAGCTGATTCGGATGTTGAATCTTGATACCGTCCTTGTTGTACGGCCTGCTGCAGTACCTCCTGAAGCCCGCCGACCAGTTGCTGACGCTTTGTCAACTGCGCTGAATGTGCCGCTTGGGGACGTGCTCGGGCCATTAGTGTCACCGCCGAAGGATGGGCCTTTTGTTTTGTTGCGTGAGCAGCTTTCGCCTGCTGAAGTCGCGACGTTCCAGTCATTAGCACAACAATGGCCTGGTGTTCACGTGCTGAACCGCTACGATTATCTGCTTGAACAGTATGCGGGGTCTGGAAGCCCGATTGTCCTGAAGCGCGATGTGCCGCGTGATCTTGCGTTACAAATTGGAGCAAATCCACTCTCCTTCCCTGGTGTTGTTGTCGACGACAATACGCTCATGCGCCAGTACCCGGCTGGACCGATCTTTGCGCACGTTCTTGGATACGTTGGACCGATTACCAAAGAAGAGTATGATGCTGCTGGTGGTGATACTGCGGCGAATCCCTACTTACCAAATGCCGTTGTCGGACGTGATGGTATTGAGCAAGCGCTTGAGCCATACCTGCGGGGAACGCGTGGTGGCCGCTGGCTACAAACGGATGCCCGTGGGGCAGTTGTCTCCGAGTTAGTAGATCGACGGCAAGATCCCGTTCCCGGATACACTGTTGTGCTCACTATTGATAGCGCCTTGCAGAAGGCTGCCGCTGAAGCCCTCCAAGCAGGAATTGCGCAATCTAACGATGCGGCAGCAAAACAAGGACGCTCGGCAGTTGGGTCTGGAGTGGCTATTGCTCTTGATCCGCGTAGTGGTGAAGTGCTTGCGCTCGTGAGTCTCCCAACCTACGATAATCAATGCTTTGCTGATGGCATCTCCCAGGCAGAGTATCAGCGGTATTTAAACGATCCGTTCCGCCCGTTATTCAACTATGCCGTGCGTGGAGAATTCCCACCCGGTTCGACAGTCAAGCCGCTCCTTGCGTGCGCCGCGCTGCAAGAAGGCACAATCACTGCGCAAACGACATTTACCTGTCGTGGGGCAATTCGTGTCCCGACTGAGTGGGATGAAAATGGAGGCAATTACTACTATTGCTGGCTTCGCAGCGGGCATGGACCGATTACCGTGCTCGATGGTATTGCGCAATCATGTAATGTCTTCTTCTACAATGTCGGTGCGCCAAATCAGCAAGCTGAAGGGGCAAACACACCGCTTCACTATTACATTCCTGGAGATCCACAACCGCACTTTTTCTCGGGACTTGGGATCGAGCGGATTGGCAAATATCTCCGCGAGCAATTTGGATTTGGACAGCCCACGGGGATTGAGCTCGGCAACGAAGCGAGCGGCCTTGTGCCCGATCCGCGTTGGCTGTTCCAGGAGTTGCGGGAGTACTGGTCGGTCGGTGATACGATTAACGTCTCGATCGGCCAGGGCCATCTTTCTTGTACGCCATTGCAACTTGCCTGTGCTCTCGCTGCCATCGCAAATGGCGGGACGTATTATCGGCCCCGGCTTGTCCGAGAACTTCGTGATGCCAACGGAGAAACGGTGCGCACCTTCGAGCCGGTTGTCGTCCGAAAGCTCGGGATTGCGCCGGAGCATATTCAGCTAGTTCGTCAGGCAATGCGCCGCACGGTTACGGACGGGACAGCCAAGGGGAAATTCGTCCGCACAGGCGATACAATACCGATTGCTGGCAAAACAGGTACAGCTGAGTACGGTCAATCCGAGAATGGGAAATACACCAAGCAGCATGCATGGTTTACGGCATTTGCGCCGTATGATGCGCCAGAGATCCTGGTTCTTGTGTTGATTCGAGACGGCGGCGAAGGTGCAACGTTTGCGGTTCCAGTTGCTGACGCGATTCTCGCTGCCTATTTCCACCGGACGACTGCTGGGCGGTAA